The stretch of DNA aatgatttacgattgcgaTATGATTGCAGAGCAGACTACCCTATAGACCAAGTAGAACGTAATTTGAATATgcttggtcttatattagtagcagaatgcccgctgaGTTTAAAACTGCTATCGAGATTTATTGTCATCCAATCGCCACACATTAGCAGAATTGAGCCCCTGCAGATATTCGTTGAATGTGTTGTTGCCAGTAGTAACAAGTTGtagaacagtggttcttaaccggtggtccgcggaccactggtggtccctggaggcattccaagtggtccgcgaagcattGCTTCGCGCCTACctaactaattttatttttaacgacttatctatgcgaacaggggttttcgcatggatgCATAAaagatatccatcttacttgtccaacagaaaaaaaaatatgtttgagctacattttacgtaattttggctttgaaaattcgcgctcgcttcgctcgggTATTCAAAAACTGTGTacctttatttttgcttttgtcaacaaacaaaaagttaagtacgtttgggccacattttacgtaatgtttgttttgaatccgaaaaaaatttcgcgctcgcttcgctcgcgcatttggaaactaaatACATAAGTATGACAGTAGGTACTTGCGTTTTCTAAACACAATGTTAGTTTGTAAATGAAAGATTTAGTTAAAGCTATAAATACGTACGTGGGTTTTCGACGCTTCTGATTGTTAAAAACTAGCATAGAAATCTGTTGAATGCCACTGCCGTGACACACAAGTGACATGCGTTTCGTTTTGAGTAGTACTGAACCAAGAATTCAGAAGTTAGTAAAGGGAATGCACGAAAGGGAGTCACAAAAATCTGATCAAAatctgaaaattttaattataaagtgtgctcgtattctttatcaaagaaccctcaatttaggtaaaccattggggtggtccccggcaagacaaaatTTGGTATAGTGGTCCCTCAtgccaaaaaggttaagaaccactgttgtAGAACCTTGCCTTGAGTTAGAGTATGTTTGGTGTCAGGTCCTGATAGAGCGCTTGCTATGGACATGCCGCGACATCGGAGAGCTGCACGTGTTGCTGCGGAGCAAGCGAgggcgcgccgccgccgacagGCTCGACGAACTCAAGCACTCACAGGTATGCCAGCGAACGAGCcagttatcattatttatttattaggtttacCCACAGCATACAGCTATACacatacacaatacataaatacttgGGTTCTAGCCAAATAAAGATAAACACAAGTACATAAGACATGATGAAGCATTCATAATAAAGTGCGTTGTTTCGCCTGTCGGCATgcaatttagaaataaatgtcaaACAGCGGTTGATATGGTGGGTTCGTGACTATCGACAGGCGTTCGACTTGATCCGCGCGGAGTGTCCGCGGCAGCTGGACAAGCTCCGCGCGGTGGagggcgacgcgacgctgcctCGCCTCGGCCTCGACGATGCCTCCGTCACACAACTGCaagaggtacctacctactctatACACAACTGGCTAGCAAATGGGACCTCGATGATTCTGTgttctttttaacacgcttataattataaacttcacttgtaactacataatacatatacctaatgtaagaaaatcttggaatcttaatttgacccacttccggGTCTTCGATTAGGACGAAATTTTGTACACGTTTTCGAGTTCTGATAACACTAGCTATGCTAGTGACTAttatgactagctaagaaacaatttaaaactaaaaatccaATATAGCGGCCTCCCCAAGATGGAGGACTTGCTGTTTGAAATCCACCCCCATTATATGGGTATTAAATAAAAGGGTTTGCTGAATGTgctatgcaaaaaaataattaggtgacctaaatccaacatggcggcCTGGCGGGACCTATAGTGTGTTGTGGTGCAGGTGTCGGTGGTGTTCCACAGCGCGGCGAGCGTGCGGTTCAGCGAGCCGCTGTCGCGCGCGCTCGCGAGCAACGTGTACTCCGTGGAAGCGCTGCTGCGACTGTGCGACCAGCTGCCCAAGCTAgaggtacctacctagtaaCACACCATTCAGTATTGTTCAGCAATACTGCATCAActaaacatgttcaaactactTGCTTTTTGTAATGGGAGGAtttctttttgagaattaaaaaaatatattgttccgAGCCCTTTGGTCGATACCCAAGAAATTCAAATTTCTggacaaattgttttcaaaatctctCGGGACATTCGGATAATAATCTGACTGACTTCTTTTCTCCCCTTAATTCCATTCTTATTCTCTGTTTTAAATTGTTGATAACTATATAGTTTTGTTTTAGGACCTGAAAATTATGTCACATTGATAAAATATGACGTTCCGTTCCTTGCATACACGTAGTACCTAGGTCAGCGTTAGGAAAAgaattaacaaaacataaaaagaaaatccctcatttaaaaataaattcagagCCAACAAACTGGAGGCCAGGTTTGACCTTATTCAAATTGAATCTTATTATGCttaatataggtacattatcGAATTCAACACGGCATAAAATGTAAGAGGTcaattaagtttaaattaataatattaagtaacacattatgaattatttattaaatgatgttttgtttataacatTAACTCCCGTGATTGGTTAACTCCCCGTGATTAGGCAGGTACCTTTATCTGGAAGTAGGACACTACTTGAAGCGCCTATCAGACTTCCGTAATCCGAGACCCGGGTAAGGTATCCCTAGAACGACAGGTTGTCAGACTTGGTGGCTTGGTGGTCCGCAACGACAGCCAAAGATGCACAAATTTTATGACTGAAATACAAATAGCCTACACACGGGTTACACGTCCAGCCTATCGTCAGTGCAGTCCATCAGTAGGGTTCGGCTACACTGATGCCAGAAGGACTAACGTGGTGAATTAATGAGTACTGACAACATTCCCGCAGGCGCTAGTGCATGTATCGACGGCGTTTAGCAACTCGGAGCGGCGACACGTCGGCGAGCGCGTAtacgccgcgcccgcgcctctATACGCCGTGCGCGCGCTGCCCGACACGCTGCGGCGTGACATCACACACAGGTAACGTGCAGCACGCGGAGCGGCGACACGTCGGCGAGCGCGTGACGTGTAACTGTCTGTTGTACAGGTTGATCGCGCCGAAGCCGAACACATACGTGTTCTCTAAGGCGCTGGCGGAGTGTGTCGTACAGGAGCACGCCGACACAGCGCGCTACGCCGCCGCCATCGTGCGACCCTCCATCGGTGAGACACTACCACATTACTGCTACACGCGTCTTACATATCAATCATTCATTTTATATGTTGAGAGACATATCTGCATGTCGTCTGTGTGACGTATTTTAAGTATAATATGAAACCGATTTGCTTCTTGACACATAAGTATCTTTTCACGTTTACACGCTCTCACGTGCTCAGTGGTGTCGGCGCTGCGGCAGCCTCGCCCCGGCTGGACGGAGAGCGCGGCGGGGCCGGGCGGCGTGGTGCTGGCGTGCGGCAAGGGGCTGCTGCGCGCGTTCCTGGTGGAGGGGAGCGCTCGCGCAGACCTCGTGCCTGTCGACATCGCCGCCGACAATATCATCGCCGTCGCCTGGGAGACCGCCACGCAACGGTAAGTCAAGCTCACCAGCTTTGAGACATAATCATGCAGCAGGGTTTAGTTTGTTAGGTGGCATccacacggtgcaagtagcttgcgcatgttgaggtaAATCAGGGGggggacactccgtacattgtgacagctaagtaaacgaagagtcgccaccttttatttggcccggaaactatttactatctaaaagataccttaaattaccaacagatgtcactacactataatcgattttgtttgttaatataaaattatttatgcaatattaattagagaaaagtatgaggaaaatattagacactttaaaaaaagataaaataggcgaataaattaaatacggtttgaaaaagcacaaatatcaaatttaatctaaaaagacctggtgtcagtattccaagtaacttaacaaaaccgatcataataaatatcaatatggcggttttttgcattccgcgtacacgcgtaaataaaaagtaatatataataattatttgttttccttcgaccttttactatattaacgatgacattttctattagggtaagtagcaccatgtaactataacgataaccaatgttatagttatatggtgctgcttaccctaatagaaaatgttatgaatatgatgcatatatatttttatagctatagctatgtaggtagttcggggccaatttagagaaagatggcattggcgcattgtcaaattgggttgcaagatGATCACGTAagagggctctcttttccctatatattactttactctttgagGTACATGCGCTGGTTTTggttacatgcatttaaaaacgtgcggattCAGTGACTCACGCATGTCATGCACCAAAGCAGGCTACCCACGCATGTGCTGTTGCGTGCGCGCATGTTATCTtactccagctacatgcacagtggcgtagcgtgggtatctgccgcccggggcagttgtcgattttgccgccccttcccgagtatttttttttaacaagtggtactggccgtttgtcatttttaaccgacttcaaaaaaagggaatttttttttgtttatatttgtttatcaacgttaaaaatcatcaaatgacccttcccgctgtgggttagcagcggtgagggagtgtcagactcttactgactaaaaaccgtcgtgttccgtcgaaggccttttatgttccagagccgcggtaactctttcgaacaacccgcagccccggcagaagggggaggttctcaagtagacttttcttttatatctttgttacttgatttcttgaaggttttaaaattcttttaggtacgcaggctagcgaagtaggtacctataagtatatatgaaattgaaataatttaaaaagcggggctactttaaactgtttaaccaataaatttaatttacgggACTAATGCTAAAACTAGTTtccatggaactatacctaagcgtgaaatttggcttgtatctaggtaggtattgcttatagaattcaagtttatctaaaccagtggttcttaacctgttagtcatgagggaccactttaactaaagtttgccttgccggggaccacctcatcggtttacctaaattagcactttgCAAAACGCATGtgggcagttgtgtaggtaagcaaataaagaaaaacatgccTATGTAGTACTTATTCCAAATGCGCGCGTAAAATTTAGCCCgtaacgtacttaactttttgtttgttgacagatgcaaaaataagggtaTATCGTTTTTGaacacgcgagcgaagcgagcgcgaaatttttatcggacttaaaacaaaaattatgtaagcccaaacgtacttaacgttttgtttgttgacaaatgcaaaaataagggccaaaatatagtttctgaacaCGCGaccgaagcgagcgcgaaatttttatcggacttaaaccaaatataaCGTATTTAGTCATCTTTTTCTTATTCCCCTTTTGCATAAATATTTCACCATGTCGCACCTTTAAAACCAAAGGGTCACTTTTGCATGTTTTCCAACTTTACAGGaagcatttttaatttttatttgacgcATTTCTTTTATAACTTTGTACTGTTTCAGAGTGTTAAGGCCATTCTTATAGTCTAAATCGATAGTTTCTTCACGGACAATCTTgaatattaaagaataaataCAAGCAGGGGTTTTTGAGAAACAAGCCGTAAACTGAGGGAGAGCTaaaagaaaagagaaaagagaaatttttaagtttaaaaaatttcaaatttcttgtttaatgttttgttattgttagacagttttatgtagcggcgcagatactagttgcgaacaattttttttaaattgggtaaattttgccgccccctaaaagctgccgcctggggaatttgcccccctgccccccccccccccccacgctacgACACTGTACATGCACCCTTAATCACATGTTGCTTCGTAGAATTGATACGGTATATTTCTTAAGAAAAGTACAGTAACTTCAGCGGAATGTTTGTTAGCCAGTGGcaagttttctttttgagaaaaaaaaatatagttcccaagAAGTCACAGATGGCGCTGTATCTACTACGTGAGTGAACCTTTGCcaagtttattaaaaatattgcacCGAGCCCTTTAAGCCGAGACCCAAGAAATTCTAATTTCtttacaaattgttttaaaacttcTCGAGACATTCGGATAATAATCTGACTTCTTTTCTccctattttaaattattttaattctgaTGACAAGTACGTTTCGTTTTACGACCTGAAAATTATATGCCGTTGATAAGATATGATCCTACGTTCCTTCCAGTAACGTACCAAGATCGACGCCATCTAGGCATCAGCTAGGGAAcgaatgaaaaagaaaatccctCATTAGTaacaacaatgttttttaaatcaTGATGTCTCAGGCAAGAGACGCGGTCGGTCCGCGTGTACAACGTGTGCTCGCAAGAGAACCGCGTGTCGTGGCGGATGTTCCGCGCGGTCGCGCTGCGGGCGGTGCGGGAACACCCGTTGGGCGGCGCACTCTACTACCCGACACTCATCGCCGTCCGCAACTGGTGAGCGCACTCAATCAACACTTGTCATTTTCATTGTTTTGGTTTTAGTTGAAGGTATATGAGGGATACTGAAATTCCTTCTTTTCGAGGTAATTCCCACAGTAGACGGCAAAGActtatcatcatcgtcatcatcattatcatcattgtcATCACGTCTTTGAGCTTCTGCTCCGACTGCCGCAGGTACCTGTACAAGTTCTTGGAGCTGGTACTGCAGACAGTTCCCCTGCACATCGTTGACTGCGTCACGCGCGCCTGCCGGACACCCATGAAGTTAGTACCCACGCACACAAAACTCTTATGATTTGTTACCTAATATGTATTAAGACttgatatttacatatttacaatgaatataaaaaaaactatcatttgttttacaaaaaaaaaaaactaaaaactaaaaagcatcaTTAAGACTTTTACATATAATCAACTGAGCCCATAAATTGTGATcacgatttaaataaattcatcattttatttaaacttggtgggaaaacacaatttttccaacgtcaaaaaaatttacaaaagacagcctcaAAAACGCTCACCCTTCATcccttcctatgtgtttttgctgggaagacaCTAGACACTAGACTACCCAGGAAcatatgtctgtctgtaggttagaagaaccttgcaacaattttgttttataacggTTATaatagcttcacttgtaactatgtctgtaagaaaatcttggaatcttagtTCGACCCACTTACAGGTCTCCGATTAGGATGAAAATTTGCACACGCTtggagttctgatgacaatgaTCTAGCTAaaaaacgtcattacaaatccaatatggcggcctcccCAAAATGGCGGACTGACTATATGAAATCCACCCGCATGAtttgggtatcaaatgaaagtggACCGTTTTGTCCAAaagtcctatttttttttcgtattgcATTTCAGAGTGCGTCTATCGTCGGTTCCCGCTCGCTTGCGTGACATGTCGGCGGCGCTGTCATACTTCGCGACGCGCGAGTGGCGCTTCGACTCACACAACGTGACGCACCTGCAAGAGCGACTCACGCAAGCCGACAGGGAGATATACAATCTGGATGTTAACACCGTCGAGTTAGTTGGACAAGTTTATATTGTATCGTAACGATTCCAAGCCAGCCTCAACAGTAGCCGAATAATTTAATACTGTGTCGTCGATAAGTCAGCAGGGTcttgattctgctaagttaataatgtatccaacaattggataacaattgaactaagcgggcattctgctttctgctactaatattattgcattccaaaataaATACGTAGATTTTTTGCCAATTGATACCCTcatggttttgaagatattcagcactAAGAGGTGTCATGATTCTTAAATAAATTTGCAAGTTAGCATACAGACATTAATCTTACAGGTCGACTATAGATAGAGCCCACGTAAAAGTTCTGTTTTGTATTTAACTGACAACTTGCTAATTTATTTTCGCAAGATGCAAAAACTCATTttcaatatctttttatccgCGAAATCGAGGGGGTCCAAAATTTAATGCTCGAGGGTAGCAAGTTTCTATATGTATTTTGAGAGGATCGCTGATGAGTGACAGCGATTCTGACGGTAACCGTTAATGCTGTATGTCTGTGTAGCTGGGAGGAGCACCTGACTGACTTCGTGAAGGGAGTGCGCGCCTACCTGCTGCGGGAGAGCGACGCCGAACTGCCGCGAGCTCGACGACATATGCACAGGTACCACTGTCGCTCTGCGATACTCGTGACTACTCAATCCTCAATACTTTATTTGCACTCCATATGTGTAAAaggtttacataatattattgtcTAGTACAAAATGGACCTCAAAGAGCACGACATCGTAGAAGAGAGGAGGATGTTaaactctttcactgttgggaagatAAACTGCTCAAGTATCACAGTCCTATATCTTATACCATATCCGGGTAAAGGAAGAAGTTCCCAGAACACGAGAGATACCGTGGAGAAAGCTACCAATAAGGTTCTTagtctagtttattttttacatcttcACAATGAAATGGAAGTGCGTAATGGGGACTACTGACTTACTagcgtagtaactattataatCTGTGCTTCTGCTACTCTCGCCTCTAATACAGCTCCTTGAAAATATGTTGGTTGGTCCTACTGAAGCAGAGGTAACACTGAACCCTCTTGCCAATACTCCTCAGTATGTGATGAGCCGCTTTGTCCCCAGACTGCGCGTGGTGCACCGAGCCGTGCTGCTGGTGGCGCACGCTGCACTCTGCGCTCTGCTCGTCTACGTAGCACTCGCCTTGTACCACGTGATCACCTCATGACGAAACACCACCTTAAACACAAccattctacaaaaaaaaaacttttaatcgtctgttgaacacttgtcaacAAAataagtgtggctgcaaaacggaccttatttcaacgtcataatctgtcattttttagacaagtgttcaacagacgtttaaaagtgtttgtggtacgacggtaacaATTTGTCCTAAAATTGAGTgcgtatttaaatatattttttatattagattaatattaaagtg from Helicoverpa zea isolate HzStark_Cry1AcR chromosome 28, ilHelZeax1.1, whole genome shotgun sequence encodes:
- the LOC124643755 gene encoding putative fatty acyl-CoA reductase CG5065 isoform X1: MVPTAVDGEGPLLPAFYAGRSIFITGGTGFLGKVLIERLLWTCRDIGELHVLLRSKRGRAAADRLDELKHSQRLIWWVRDYRQAFDLIRAECPRQLDKLRAVEGDATLPRLGLDDASVTQLQEVSVVFHSAASVRFSEPLSRALASNVYSVEALLRLCDQLPKLEALVHVSTAFSNSERRHVGERVYAAPAPLYAVRALPDTLRRDITHRLIAPKPNTYVFSKALAECVVQEHADTARYAAAIVRPSIVVSALRQPRPGWTESAAGPGGVVLACGKGLLRAFLVEGSARADLVPVDIAADNIIAVAWETATQRQETRSVRVYNVCSQENRVSWRMFRAVALRAVREHPLGGALYYPTLIAVRNWYLYKFLELVLQTVPLHIVDCVTRACRTPMKVRLSSVPARLRDMSAALSYFATREWRFDSHNVTHLQERLTQADREIYNLDVNTVDWEEHLTDFVKGVRAYLLRESDAELPRARRHMHRLRVVHRAVLLVAHAALCALLVYVALALYHVITS
- the LOC124643755 gene encoding putative fatty acyl-CoA reductase CG5065 isoform X2, with the translated sequence MYATKYRHNIDGKPGIEQTGGKYLVGLYMVLIERLLWTCRDIGELHVLLRSKRGRAAADRLDELKHSQRLIWWVRDYRQAFDLIRAECPRQLDKLRAVEGDATLPRLGLDDASVTQLQEVSVVFHSAASVRFSEPLSRALASNVYSVEALLRLCDQLPKLEALVHVSTAFSNSERRHVGERVYAAPAPLYAVRALPDTLRRDITHRLIAPKPNTYVFSKALAECVVQEHADTARYAAAIVRPSIVVSALRQPRPGWTESAAGPGGVVLACGKGLLRAFLVEGSARADLVPVDIAADNIIAVAWETATQRQETRSVRVYNVCSQENRVSWRMFRAVALRAVREHPLGGALYYPTLIAVRNWYLYKFLELVLQTVPLHIVDCVTRACRTPMKVRLSSVPARLRDMSAALSYFATREWRFDSHNVTHLQERLTQADREIYNLDVNTVDWEEHLTDFVKGVRAYLLRESDAELPRARRHMHRLRVVHRAVLLVAHAALCALLVYVALALYHVITS
- the LOC124643755 gene encoding putative fatty acyl-CoA reductase CG5065 isoform X3 translates to MVPTAVDGEGPLLPAFYAGRSIFITGGTGFLGKVLIERLLWTCRDIGELHVLLRSKRGRAAADRLDELKHSQAFDLIRAECPRQLDKLRAVEGDATLPRLGLDDASVTQLQEVSVVFHSAASVRFSEPLSRALASNVYSVEALLRLCDQLPKLEALVHVSTAFSNSERRHVGERVYAAPAPLYAVRALPDTLRRDITHRLIAPKPNTYVFSKALAECVVQEHADTARYAAAIVRPSIVVSALRQPRPGWTESAAGPGGVVLACGKGLLRAFLVEGSARADLVPVDIAADNIIAVAWETATQRQETRSVRVYNVCSQENRVSWRMFRAVALRAVREHPLGGALYYPTLIAVRNWYLYKFLELVLQTVPLHIVDCVTRACRTPMKVRLSSVPARLRDMSAALSYFATREWRFDSHNVTHLQERLTQADREIYNLDVNTVDWEEHLTDFVKGVRAYLLRESDAELPRARRHMHRLRVVHRAVLLVAHAALCALLVYVALALYHVITS